A single Harpia harpyja isolate bHarHar1 chromosome 6, bHarHar1 primary haplotype, whole genome shotgun sequence DNA region contains:
- the CEP41 gene encoding centrosomal protein of 41 kDa isoform X2 — MSENSNGPSRTEPDYRYKKDELFKRLKVTTFAQLVIQVASLSDETLEVTNEEIHKLEDGDSPAPDADAEGTAGTNGKGSHDGTSSPVLFINNTGAGESYRSTLQSVISGVGELDIEKDTPKKVDAQAKDLPYPDCPFLLLDVRDRDAYDQCHIVGAYSYPIATLSRTMNPYTNSILEYKNAHGKIIILYDNDERLASQAATTMCERGFENLFMLSGGLKVLAQKIPEGLVTGSLPMSCQLAAPTGSARKKTSPKMPPAHAENKWRFSADDLKKIKYYLEEEHIPSDTASRLSHGSSGHNSKVTTVRSSPSLPSTAGNMAPLTARSLSRSSLQNRPWK, encoded by the exons atgtcagaaaattcgAATGGACCTTCCAGGACAGAACCGG aTTACAGATATAAAAAGGATGAGCTGTTTAAAAGACTGAAAGTGACTACTTTTGCCCAGTTG GTCATCCAGGTTGCCTCTCTATCTGATGAAACCTTAGAAGTGACAAATGAGGAGATCCACAAGCTGGAAG ATGGTGATTCTCCTGCTCCAGATGCAGATGCTGAAGGCACAGCAGGGACAAATGGGAAAGGAAGCCACGATGGGACATCTAGTCCAgtcctgttcataaacaacacaGGAGCTGGGGAATCCTATCGGTCCACATTGCAGAG TGTGATAAGTGGTGTTGGTGAACTGGATATAGAAAAGGACACTCCAAAGAAAGTGGATGCTCAGGCTAAAGACCTGCCTTATCCTGACTGCCCCTTCCTGCTTTTGGACGTACGAGACCGAGATGCATACGACCAATGTCACATTGTTGGAG CTTACTCTTATCCTATTGCAACACTGTCTAGAACCATGAACCCATATACAAATAGTATTCTGGAATAT AAAAACGCACATGGAAAAATTATCATCTTGTATGACAATGATGAGAGGTTAGCCAGCCAGGCTGCGACAACCATGTGTGAGAGGGGCTTTGAGAACTTGTTTATGTTATCTGGAG GCCTGAAGGTCCTTGCCCAGAAGATCCCAGAAGGTCTGGTCACCGGCTCGCTCCCCATGTCCTGCCAGCTGGCAGCTCCCACTGGATCTGCGCGAAAAAAGACCTCTCCCAAAATGCCACCTGCACATGCTGAGAACAAATGGAGATTTTCTGCAGatgatctaaaaaaaataaagtactacCTAGAAGAGGAGCACATTCCTTCAGATACTGCCA gccGGCTTAGCCATGGTTCTTCAGGCCACAATTCCAAGGTGACAACCGTGAGGAGCAGCCCCAgtctccccagcactgctggcaatATGGCACCCCTCACCGCCCGCTCACTCAGCAGGAGCAGCCTCCAGAACAGGCCGTGGAAATAA
- the CEP41 gene encoding centrosomal protein of 41 kDa isoform X1: protein MSSRRSVGDPEYLTRRIPQNPRYQHIKTRLDTGNSLTKYTEKLEEIKRNYRYKKDELFKRLKVTTFAQLVIQVASLSDETLEVTNEEIHKLEDGDSPAPDADAEGTAGTNGKGSHDGTSSPVLFINNTGAGESYRSTLQSVISGVGELDIEKDTPKKVDAQAKDLPYPDCPFLLLDVRDRDAYDQCHIVGAYSYPIATLSRTMNPYTNSILEYKNAHGKIIILYDNDERLASQAATTMCERGFENLFMLSGGLKVLAQKIPEGLVTGSLPMSCQLAAPTGSARKKTSPKMPPAHAENKWRFSADDLKKIKYYLEEEHIPSDTASRLSHGSSGHNSKVTTVRSSPSLPSTAGNMAPLTARSLSRSSLQNRPWK from the exons ATGTCGAGCCGGAGGAGTGTCGGGGACCCGGAG TACTTAACCAGGCGCATCCCTCAGAATCCCAGATACCAACATATAAAAACCCGCCTCGATACCG gAAACAGTTTAACAAAATACACTGAGAAGTTGGAAGAGATCAAAAGAA aTTACAGATATAAAAAGGATGAGCTGTTTAAAAGACTGAAAGTGACTACTTTTGCCCAGTTG GTCATCCAGGTTGCCTCTCTATCTGATGAAACCTTAGAAGTGACAAATGAGGAGATCCACAAGCTGGAAG ATGGTGATTCTCCTGCTCCAGATGCAGATGCTGAAGGCACAGCAGGGACAAATGGGAAAGGAAGCCACGATGGGACATCTAGTCCAgtcctgttcataaacaacacaGGAGCTGGGGAATCCTATCGGTCCACATTGCAGAG TGTGATAAGTGGTGTTGGTGAACTGGATATAGAAAAGGACACTCCAAAGAAAGTGGATGCTCAGGCTAAAGACCTGCCTTATCCTGACTGCCCCTTCCTGCTTTTGGACGTACGAGACCGAGATGCATACGACCAATGTCACATTGTTGGAG CTTACTCTTATCCTATTGCAACACTGTCTAGAACCATGAACCCATATACAAATAGTATTCTGGAATAT AAAAACGCACATGGAAAAATTATCATCTTGTATGACAATGATGAGAGGTTAGCCAGCCAGGCTGCGACAACCATGTGTGAGAGGGGCTTTGAGAACTTGTTTATGTTATCTGGAG GCCTGAAGGTCCTTGCCCAGAAGATCCCAGAAGGTCTGGTCACCGGCTCGCTCCCCATGTCCTGCCAGCTGGCAGCTCCCACTGGATCTGCGCGAAAAAAGACCTCTCCCAAAATGCCACCTGCACATGCTGAGAACAAATGGAGATTTTCTGCAGatgatctaaaaaaaataaagtactacCTAGAAGAGGAGCACATTCCTTCAGATACTGCCA gccGGCTTAGCCATGGTTCTTCAGGCCACAATTCCAAGGTGACAACCGTGAGGAGCAGCCCCAgtctccccagcactgctggcaatATGGCACCCCTCACCGCCCGCTCACTCAGCAGGAGCAGCCTCCAGAACAGGCCGTGGAAATAA
- the MEST gene encoding mesoderm-specific transcript homolog protein: protein MKEWWVQVGLLSVPLLAVYLHIPPPKLSPALLSWRSSGGYFTYKDQNIFYRDSYGAVGSSDIVVLLHGFPTSSYDWCKIWEGLTQRFHRVIALDFVGFGFSDKPRPHRYSIFEQASIVEGLVRHLGLHHQRINLLSHDYGDTVAQELLHRYEHNKTGSILINSLCLSNGGIFPETHYPRFIQKILKDGGLLSPIITRLMNFFFFSRGLGAVFGPYTQPSQAEYWDMWTAVRTNDGNLVVDSILQYINQRKKHRDRWVGALMSTSVPLHLIYGPLDPVNPHPEFLQLYKKVLPMSTVSVLDDHISHYPQLEDPTGFLNAYLNFINSF from the exons ATGAAGGAGTGGTGGGTGCAGGTGGGGCTGCTGAGCGTACCCCTCCTCGCCGTCTACCTGCACATCCCACCCCCCAAGCTCTCCCCAGCTCTCCTCTCCTGGAGGTCCTCCGGAGGCTACTTCACCTACAAGGACCAGAACATCTTCTACAGAG ATTCATACGGCGCCGTCGGCAGCTCCGACATCGTCGTCCTCCTGCATGGCTTCCCAACCTCTAGCTACGACTGGTGCAAG ATCTGGGAAGGGCTGACCCAGCGGTTTCACCGGGTGATTGCTCTGGATTTCGTAGGATTCGGTTTCAGTGACAAGCCT AGGCCCCACCGCTACTCCATCTTCGAGCAAGCCAGCATTGTCGAGGGGCTGGTGCGTCACCTCGGCCTCCACCACCAGAGGATTAATCTCCTGTCCCATGATTACGGGGATACGGTCGCACAGGAGCTGCTGCACAG GTATGAGCACAATAAAACTGGAAGCATCTTGATCAACAGCCTATGTTTATCCAACGGCG GGATTTTCCCCGAAACGCACTACCCCCGGTTCATCCAGAAG ATCCTCAAGGATGGGGGTTTACTGTCCCCCATCATCACGCGGCTGatgaacttctttttcttctccagagg gcttgGGGCAGTCTTCGGACCCTACACGCAGCCTTCGCAGGCAGAGTACTGGGATATGTGGACAGCAGTGCGGACCAACGATGGCAATCTTGTTGTTGACAG TATTTTGCAGTACATAAACCAGAGAAAGAAGCACAGAGACCGCTGGGTTGGCGCTTTGATGTCCACCTCTGTCCCAC TGCATCTAATCTATGGGCCCCTGGACCCTGTGAATCCGCACCCAGAGTTTCTTCAGCTTTACAA GAAGGTGCTTCCCATGTCCACAGTGTCTGTGCTGGATGACCACATTAGCCACTATCCACAGCTGGAGGATCCAACAGGCTTCCTGAATGCCTATCTGAACTTCATCAACTCcttctga